Sequence from the Candidatus Methylomirabilota bacterium genome:
CATCTCGCCGCCCGCATGGAGCAGCTCGCCGATCCCGGCGCGATCGTGATCACGCCCGATACGCTGGCGCTGGCCGAGGGCTACGTCGAGGTGAAGTCACTCGGCCCCGTGCCGGTGAAGGGGCTCGCCGAGCCGGTGGAGATCTACGAGGTGACAGGGGCCGGCCCGGCGCGCACCCGCCTGCAGGCGGCCGTCGGGCGCGGGCTCACGCGGTTCGTCGGCCGCGACGCCGAGCTGGAGCAGCTCCGCCGCGCCCAGCAGCTCGCGGGCGAGGGTCACGGGCAGGTGGCGGCGATCGTGGGCGTGGCGGGGGTGGGCAAGTCACGTCTGGTCTACGAGCTCACCCACTCGCACCGCCTGCAGGGCTGGCTCACCCTCGAGAGCGCGTCGGTCTCGTACGGCAAGGCCACGAGCTACCTGCCGGTGATCGACTTGCTCAAGGGCTACTTCAAGATCCAGGACCGGGATGACCTCCGCGAGATCCGCGAGAAAGTAATGGGCAAGCTGCTCGCCCTGGACGAGTCTCTGAAGCCGACGCTGCCGGCGCTGCTGGCCCTGCTCGACGTGCCGGTGGACGACGCCGCGTGGCAGACGCTCGACCCTGGCCAGCGGCGCCAGCAGACGCTCGACGCCGTAAAGCGGTTGCTGCTGCGGGAAGCGCGCGAGCAACCCCTCCTCCTGATCTTCGAGGATCTCCACTGGATCGACGGCGAGACTCAGGCCGTTCTCGACACGCTCGTCGACAGCCTGGGCTCGGCGCGCCTGCTGCTGCTCGTGAACTACCGTCCCGAGTACCAGCACGCCTGGAGCAGCAAGACGTCCTACGGCCAGATGCGGCTCGACGCGCTCCCGGCCGAGAGCGCCGGGGAGCTGCTGGAGGCGCTCCTCGGGGAGGACCCTGGACTCGCGCCGCTCAAGCAGCTGCTGGTCAAGCGCGGGAACCCGTTCTTCCTGGAGGAGACCGTCCGGACGCTGGTGGAAACGAAGGCGCTGGCGGGGGAGCGCGGCCGGTATCGGCTGATGCAACCGGTCCAGGCCATCCAGGTCCCGGCCACGGTCCAGGCGATGCTGGCGGCGCGCATCGACCGCCTCCCTCCGGAGGACAAACGCCTCCTGCAGGTCGCCTCCGTCGTCGGCAAGGACGTCCCGTTCGCGCTGCTCCAGGCGATCGCCGAGCTGCCGGACGAGGCGCTCCGTCGCGGACTGGACCACCTGCAGGCCACCGAGTTCGTTTACGAGGCCGGACTGTTTCCGGATCTCGAATACACCTTCAAGCATGCGCTCACGCACGAGGTCACATACAGCGGTCTGCTGCACGATCGCCGCCGCGAGGTGCACGCGCGGATCGTCGGGGCGATCGAGACACTCCACCGCGATCGCCCCGGCGGAGAGATCGAACGGCTCGCCAATCACGCCGTCCGGGGCGAGTTGCGGGAGAAGGCGGTGCACTATCTCCGGCAGGCCGGAGGCAAGGCGGCCGCGCGGTCGGCGCTCCCGGACGCCCGGGCCTGGTTCGAGCAGGCGCTGGGTGTCCTCGAGGCGCTGCCGGAGAGCCAGGCCACGCTGGAGC
This genomic interval carries:
- a CDS encoding AAA family ATPase produces the protein RMQESVKKYAEEVRRSHAAVVKIRVGLNSGEVVVRAIGSDLHMDYTAVGQTTHLAARMEQLADPGAIVITPDTLALAEGYVEVKSLGPVPVKGLAEPVEIYEVTGAGPARTRLQAAVGRGLTRFVGRDAELEQLRRAQQLAGEGHGQVAAIVGVAGVGKSRLVYELTHSHRLQGWLTLESASVSYGKATSYLPVIDLLKGYFKIQDRDDLREIREKVMGKLLALDESLKPTLPALLALLDVPVDDAAWQTLDPGQRRQQTLDAVKRLLLREAREQPLLLIFEDLHWIDGETQAVLDTLVDSLGSARLLLLVNYRPEYQHAWSSKTSYGQMRLDALPAESAGELLEALLGEDPGLAPLKQLLVKRGNPFFLEETVRTLVETKALAGERGRYRLMQPVQAIQVPATVQAMLAARIDRLPPEDKRLLQVASVVGKDVPFALLQAIAELPDEALRRGLDHLQATEFVYEAGLFPDLEYTFKHALTHEVTYSGLLHDRRREVHARIVGAIETLHRDRPGGEIERLANHAVRGELREKAVHYLRQAGGKAAARSALPDARAWFEQALGVLEALPESQATLEQAFDIRLELRGPLIQLGEGRQTLERLREAEALAERLNDDRRRGRVCAFMANTQSQAGRLDEALVTGTRALEIAGRLGDLGLRILATNFLEQVHYYRGEYERVVELATDNLAALPADRVHEYFELAAPPSVYDRHWLVMSLAELGRFAEAAEYEAEAIRLAEPTQHAFTVGCAYRAAGMLHLLEGDWAKSRSLIEHWIAVLRTGNVIIQLPWAVASSVWVLAQLGEASEALNRLREGEQLFERLAVMGIIHFRGWAYHALGRAYLLLGRLDQARSLGDRAVQSSPYQPGYAAHALHLLGDIATHPDRFDAESGEAHYRQALALAEPRGMRPLVAHCHLGLGKLHRRTGKREQAQEHFTTATTMYREMDMRFWLEQAEAELRKLG